The Longimicrobiaceae bacterium genomic interval AGGTGGAGGGGGTCTACACGGCGGACCCGGTGAAGGACCCCGCCGCCGAGTTCCTCCCAGAGATCTCCTTCATGGACGCGCTCACCCGCGAGCTGGCGGTGATGGACGCAGCCGCGCTCTCGCTCTGCAAGGAGAACCGCATCCCGATCGTGGTGCTCAACCTGCAGACGCCCGGGGCCGTCGCCCGGGTGGTCCGCGGCGAGCGCGTCGGGACGCTGGTCCATCCCTGACCCTGGCCCCGCACACGGAGTCCTCATGCCAACCAGCCTGAACAACGCACGCGAAAGGATGGAGAAGGCCCTGGAGACGCTGCGCCGCGAGTTCGCGAGCGTGCGGACCGGGAAGGCCTCTCCCGCGCTCCTGGACTCGGTCCGCGTGGAGGCGTACGGATCCATGATGCCGATCAACCAGGTCGGCCAGGTGACCGCGCCGGAGCCGCGGATGCTCACCGTCCAGCCCTACGACAAGGGGCTGATCAAGGCCGTCGAGCGGGCGCTGCGCGAGTCCGACCTGGGGCTGAACCCGTCCAACGACGGCAACCTGATCCGCATCCCCATCCCCCCGCTCACCGAGGAGCGCCGGCGGGAGTACGCGAAGCTCCTCCACAAGTACGCGGAGGAGGGGCGCGTGTCGGTCCGCCAGGCGCGGCAGCACGCCAACGACGACATCAAGAAGCGCCAGAAGGACGGCGAGATGTCGGAGGACGAGGCGCGGCGCGCGCAGGACCAGGTGCAGAAGCTCACCGACGAGTACGTCCACAAGGTGGACGACCTGCTGAAGAAGAAGGAAGCCGAGGTGATGGAGGTCTGACCACCGGGGCGGACCGGCCGGCACAGGGGAGCTCCCGCGTGGAGGGGCTCCCCGCTTTCGTTCCAGGCGCCGGCGCTTTTTGACAAACCACACCGGTACCGTAACTTTCGCGCATGCCCTCCGACC includes:
- the frr gene encoding ribosome recycling factor, whose protein sequence is MPTSLNNARERMEKALETLRREFASVRTGKASPALLDSVRVEAYGSMMPINQVGQVTAPEPRMLTVQPYDKGLIKAVERALRESDLGLNPSNDGNLIRIPIPPLTEERRREYAKLLHKYAEEGRVSVRQARQHANDDIKKRQKDGEMSEDEARRAQDQVQKLTDEYVHKVDDLLKKKEAEVMEV